The proteins below are encoded in one region of Aspergillus nidulans FGSC A4 chromosome III:
- a CDS encoding DNA-binding protein (transcript_id=CADANIAT00005668), translating to MADAELEEIRRARLAQLQQSGGPPRAPSEGNQDEQRKQVEAPTHTTPTAERRATILNQILEPEAADRLGRIRLVKESRATDIENRLIMLAQTGQLRQKVTEEQLKQLLNAVAENQRKDEEEQQKIVFSRRKGGWDDDDDLLDL from the exons ATGGCAGACGcagagttggaggag ATTAGGCGAGCTCGTCTAGCGCAACTCCAACAAAGCGGTGGACCACCAAGAGCTCCATCAGAAGGTAACCAAGACGAGCAAAGAAA ACAAGTTGAAG CACCAACTCATACCACCCCCACAGCTGAGCGCCGCGCTACAATCCTCAACCAAATCCTTGAACCCGAAGCCGCAGATCGGCTGGGCCGAATTCGACTTGTGAAAGAGTCGCGTGCCACAGATATTGAAAACAGGCTCATCATGCTTGCGCAGACAGGACAGTTGCGGCAGAAGGTCACAGAGGAGCAACTCAAGCAGCTCTTGAATGCTGTTGCAGAGAACCAAcgcaaggacgaggaagagcagcaaaAGATTGTGTTCTCTAGGCGGAAGGGTGGatgggacgatgatgatgacttgcTGGACTTGTGA
- the coq4 gene encoding ubiquinone biosynthesis protein COQ4 (transcript_id=CADANIAT00005669): MTTCAPLFLRITPPPNAVNIEQCLFRRLNCNMSHLRKLRAAAPSVREVALWSRQSPYSRSFSSHNRPSPKYPHHVPLGFFEKGFLAVGSAVGALLNPRRADLIATLGEVTATPYFIYRLRDAMLQDPTGRQILRDRPRITSQTLPLPYLRSLPENSVGRTYATWLDREGVSPDTRDNVQYIDDPECAYVMQRYRECHDFYHAVTGLPTFVEGELALKAFEFLNTLIPMTGLSMAASVRLKPAERERLFSLYLPWAVRSGLNSKELINVYWEKILEKDVDELRAELGIEKPPDMRDIRRMIRLQQKREREQQQGKSS, from the exons ATGACCACTTGTGCTCCGCTATTCCTCCGCATCACACCACCTCCGAATGCCGTTAACATAGAGCAATGTCTGTTTAGACGTCTTAACTGCAATATGTCGCACCTTAGGAAGCTGAGGGCAGCAGCACCAAGTGTGCGAGAAGTCGCGCTATGGAGCCGGCAATCCCCTTACTCACGTTCTTTTTCCAGTCACAATCGCCCATCGCCGAAATACCCGCATCATGTCCCGCTCGGATTCTTTGAGAAGGGATTTCTTGCCGTTGGCTCCGCGGTGGGAGCTCTACTTAACCCTCGAAGAGCTG ACCTAATTGCAACGCTCGGCGAAGTAACAGCAACCCCATACTTTATCTACCGACTCCGCGATGCCATGCTTCAGGACCCCACCGGTCGACAAATTCTCCGCGATCGCCCACGCATAACCTCCCAGACCCTCCCACTTCCCTATCTCCGCTCTCTACCTGAAAACTCCGTCGGACGCACCTACGCCACCTGGCTGGATAGGGAGGGCGTCTCCCCCGATACTCGGGATAATGTGCAGTACATCGACGACCCAGAGTGTGCGTACGTCATGCAGCGTTACCGTGAGTGTCACGACTTTTATCACGCCGTGACCGGGCTCCCTACTTTTGTGGAGGGTGAGTTAGCGCTGAAGGCGTTCGAATTCCTGAATACATTGATTCCGATGACGGGGCTCAGTATGGCTGCGTCTGTGCGGCTGAAGCCTGCAGAGCGAGAAAGGCTTTTCTCATTATATTTGCCTTGGGCAGTGCGCAGTGGGCTGAATAGCAAGGAATTGATCAACGTCTATTGGGAGAAAATACTGGAGAAGGATGTTGACGAGTTGCGGGCAGAGCTAGGGATTGAGAAGCCGCCAGATATGAGGGATATTCGGCGGATGATAAGGCTCcagcagaagagggagcGAGAACAACAACAAGGGAAAAGCTCTTGA